CTGAATACATAAAAGCCGGCGCCACCCGAGGGAGTGGCGCCGGCGATCCAAGTCCTGAGGGATTAGGACTTAGACGTAGTAGGAGTCGACGCTGGAGCGGAATGCCGCGTCGGCAAAGTTTGGCCAGTGGTCCTTGTCAAAACCAGGGGCGTCTTTCAGGCGTTCCTTCTCAACGTTCAGTACCATGCATTCATTTTCACGGTCGACGTTGAAAGATTTAAATGGGACGGCGAAATATTTGTCGCCCATACCCAGGAAACCGCCGAAAGACAGGACCGCATATTCGACCTGACCGGTTTCCGTATCGATCATCAGATCTTTGATCTCGCCCAGGTCTTCGCCTGCGGCGTTGCGGACAGAATCGTGATTGATAGACGATGAAGACAGTAGCATAGCCATGGGGGGCCTCCTTGATTGTCTGTAGGCGGAATTCGTTTTTCCGCCTTCTGATAACCAAACGTAGCCTGCGGCATTCCGTTCCCAAGCCGCGTATGAAATAGCGGCACATTTCAGGGCTGTCATGTTCACTGCCCGGCGCCTATAATGGCGTTGCGGCAAAGTGACGGGGCGCAGTTGATGATGACGGACAAGCGGTCCGATGACACGGTATCGCCCTATGGGCATTACCGACCTGCGCCAGGTCAGCGGGCGCTCCTGTCAATCAGTCGTCATTTGCCAACGTGGGAGCCGACCTATCGTCTCGCGCTCAGTTTGCAAAAGCCTCTGCTCGCGTCCATGACCGGTCCTCTTGATGTTGAGACCTTCGGGGCAAAGATCCGATTCCACCCCTGGCAGAATGTCTGCGAGCGCCGGGCGCTTCTGACCCCGGAAAGATTCGACCCCCATGAAAGGGCGGCGCTGCGCGCTGCGCTTCCCGAGGGCGGTACATTCGTTGATCTTGGGGCCAATGTCGGTCTTTACACGGTCGAGATGGCGGGCCTTGTCGGTCCAGGCGGTCGCGTCGTGTCTGTTGAGCCGCAGAAGCGGATCTTCAATCGCCTTGCTTTCAATTGCCGCTCCAATGGCTTTGATCATGTCCGGCTGCACAATATTGGCGTGTCGGACGAGGCAGGCGAGCTCAATCTCTACGAGAACGCCGAGAATTGTGGGGAGGCCACAATGGCCATTCCCGACAAGATGGCGGGCGCCTGCAGCGTGGTACCTGTGCGGCCGCTGCTCGATATTCTGCGCGACGACGGGGTGACGACTGTCGATGCGCTGAAAATCGATATTGAGGGACACGAGGACAGGGCGATGGCCCCCTTCATGAAGGGGGCAGAGGAGACGCTTTTGCCGAAGGTCATCGTGGCGGAGAACTCCATTCACCATTGGTCGATCGACTGGCTCGCGTTGGCGGCGGACCGTGATTACCGCATCGTCCGGCAGGACCGGCGAAATCTCATTCTTCAGCGCGGCTGAAAAAGGTAAATTAAGACCTGCTGTTGCATGCTTGTCGAAAACGTCCATCAATGGCATTGCCGCAGTGCAGCATCGTGATTTTCAAGATGACGGGATTGCGCAACGCCGACCATTGATATGCAAGCAGGGCAGGCACGCCGCCATCGCCCTCGGAGTAGACTGAATGTCGTCCACCACCCTGACCGACCCTGTTTCGCCGTCCGAGGTTTCGGGTCAGCGACCACTTTTCGTCGATATGGACGATACACTGCTTGAAGGAGACACTCTGTGGGAGAGCCTCGCCGTCATGGTCCGGCGCAACCCCAAGGGTCTGTTCGCGGTGGCCGCATCTTTGCCAAAGGGGCGGGTAGCGTTCAAACAGGCGGTGGCGCGCAATGTCGACGTCACGCTTGAAGACTTCAAGGTCAATGAGGGGGTGCTGTCCTTTATTCAGGAAGCAGGCGCCCACCGGCCGGTGATCCTGGCGACCGCTGCACACGAACAGATCGCCCGGCGCATCGCTGACGACACAGGCGTCTTTCAGGACGTGATCGCGACGACCGACGGCAAGAATCTCAAATCCGGCAACAAGCTCGTCGCTATCCAGGACTATCTCAAGGCCCATGAGATGGGGCCTGCTTTTGACTATATCGGTGATTGCGGGGCCGATCGTCCTATCTGGGCGGCCGCGGGGCGGGCCCATGTCTGTGCTGGCAGCGATGCGCAGGCCGCCGACATTGCGGGGATTGTTCCCGTCGAGAAATCCTTCCATCGCGAGGCGCCGAGCGCCCGTCATTTCATCAAGGCGATGCGTCCGCATCAGTGGGTCAAGAACTTCCTGATCTTCCTGCCGGTGATCCTTGCCCATGAGATCTTCAATTTTGACAAGGTCCTGCCCGCCATCGTGGCGTTCATCGCCTTCAGTCTGACCGCGTCTGCCACCTATATGTGGAATGACATTCTCGATATTCAGGCGGACCGCGCCCACGCCAAGAAGTGCAAGCGTCCGTTTGCGGCGTCGCTGATTCCCATTCCCCTGGGTGTGGCCTTCTCCCTCGCGCTGATCGCGTTTTCCTGCCTCATCACACTGATCTTCTGCCCACCGGCAACGGTACTGGTCATCTTGGGCTATATTGCGATTACGCTCAGTTATTCACTGGACCTGAAACGGCGACTGATGTTGGACGTCATCGTCCTCGGCGTCCTTTACGGGTACCGCATCATGCTGGGCGGCGTCGCGACGGGAATCGCTGTCTCGTCATGGCTGATCGGCTTTTCCGTGTTCTTCTTTTTCGGTCTGGCGCTGGTCAAGCGGTATACGGAGATCGAGAAAAAGCCGCCGGGTGAAGACGGCCGGATCGCCGGGCGCGCCTATTATTCTTCGGACCGTGAAGTGGTTGGGGTGATCGGCATCGTTGCCAGTTTCATATCCGTCCTGGTCATGGCTCTCTATATCACATCGCCAACGGTTGCTGTCCTTTACAGCCGGCCGGAGCCACTGTGGACGGTGTGTCTTGTTCTGATCTACTGGATTTCGCGTGTCTGGATGCTGACCCATCGTGGACACATGCCCGATGACCCGATTGTCTTTGCGCTGAAAGACAAGGTCAGTATCATGTGCGGCATCGTCTGTGCCGTCGCCGTAGCGGCCGCTCTTTGAGCCGCGATCAAAGGGGAGTGCCTACCATGCTGGCCAACGCCAAGGCATACTGGTCGAGTGCCAGCTTTTCACGGCGCCTTTACATCATTCTGGCGGTTGGCCTTGTCCTGCGTCTGATCTGGGCGGTCGTCATCCCGGCCTATCCGGTGTCGGATCAGGAGATCTACCTGAAGACGTCGACCAATCTCGCCTCGGTGGGGGTGTATGGTGTCGAGCCCGATGAACCGTTCAGTTACTGGCCTGTCGGTGCATCCATCTTCTATTCGATCGCCTACAAGATCTTCGGGATCAACATGTTCGCCGTGAAGCTGGTGAATCTGATCGCCGGTGGCGGCCTGATCTATACGACGGCGCTTCTGGCTCGCCGGTGGTTCGGTGACATGATCGGCATCTGGTCCGCCATCGCCGTCGCCCTGTGGCCAAGTCTCATCATGTATGTGTCCCTGATGGCCAGCGAGGTGCTGTTCGCGCTGTTCGTGAACCTGTTCCTCATCGCGTGGCAGCCGGGCCATCGCCAATGGTATGTGAAAGCGGCCATTGCCGGGCTCTGTGTTGCTGCGGCGATCCTGATCCGCCCCATTGCGCTGCTCATCCCGTTCGTGATGGTCGGGCTCGACTGGATCCATGCCCGTCGGCTGTCAGTCAAACCTGTGGCAGTGCTGGGGGTGGTCGTCGTCGTTGCGGCGATACTGATCACGCCATGGAGCATTCGAAATACCAATCTGCACGGGACATTTGTCCTCGTGTCCACCAATGGATCGCCCAATCTCTGGATGGGTAATCATGAGGGGGCGAAGGGCTATTACGTTCCGTTGCCGGACTACGTCGAAGGTATGAGCGAGGTCGAGCGCGCCGAGGTTCTCGGTGACGAGGCCAAGGAATACATTCTGTCCCACCCAATGTGGATGGTTCGTATGACCGCCTGGCGGATCGCCCATACCCATTCTTGGGAGACGATTGCCGTGGTCTGGAACGAGCGCGGGATCAGGGAGAGGCTTGGCGGCCCGGCTGTGCCGGTACTGAAGGCCATCACCTATGGCAGCTGGCTCGTGTTCCTCGGCTTTGGTCTTGGCGGCGTCGTGATCATCGTCATGCGGTCACTGCGTGAGGCGACCTTCTGGCGCTTCTTCGCGGTCCTGGCGAGCCCGCCGCTGGTCTTCTGGGCGTATTACGCATTGTTGCATGGCATCATCGTATCGGCGGATCGCTATCATTTCCCGCAAATCCCTTTCATCGCCATGCTCGCTGTCTTCGCCGCAGAACGGGTACAGGCAAAATGGCTTGAACGTCGGCGCAGTGCCGTCCCTGCCGGAGATCTAACATGAACGCCTGGATCCTTGTCGGCATTGCCGTCATCGCGAATATCTCAACCAATGTCAGTCTGAAGAAGTTCGCCGCCTCGCTGCCCGACAGGGCGGCAGGCGAGAGCATGCTGCCAGCGCTCCTGTCGCCATGGCTGTGGATCGGTGGGCTTTGCGGCATGATCCTGCTCGGCAGCTATATGCTTGCCATCCGCACGCTTGATCTGTCGGTGTCCTATGCCGTGGTGACGTCAGCCGCGCTGGTGGGCATCACTTTGGCATCCATGCTGTTCCT
This genomic stretch from Parvularcula sp. LCG005 harbors:
- a CDS encoding UbiA family prenyltransferase, producing the protein MSSTTLTDPVSPSEVSGQRPLFVDMDDTLLEGDTLWESLAVMVRRNPKGLFAVAASLPKGRVAFKQAVARNVDVTLEDFKVNEGVLSFIQEAGAHRPVILATAAHEQIARRIADDTGVFQDVIATTDGKNLKSGNKLVAIQDYLKAHEMGPAFDYIGDCGADRPIWAAAGRAHVCAGSDAQAADIAGIVPVEKSFHREAPSARHFIKAMRPHQWVKNFLIFLPVILAHEIFNFDKVLPAIVAFIAFSLTASATYMWNDILDIQADRAHAKKCKRPFAASLIPIPLGVAFSLALIAFSCLITLIFCPPATVLVILGYIAITLSYSLDLKRRLMLDVIVLGVLYGYRIMLGGVATGIAVSSWLIGFSVFFFFGLALVKRYTEIEKKPPGEDGRIAGRAYYSSDREVVGVIGIVASFISVLVMALYITSPTVAVLYSRPEPLWTVCLVLIYWISRVWMLTHRGHMPDDPIVFALKDKVSIMCGIVCAVAVAAAL
- a CDS encoding PRC-barrel domain-containing protein gives rise to the protein MAMLLSSSSINHDSVRNAAGEDLGEIKDLMIDTETGQVEYAVLSFGGFLGMGDKYFAVPFKSFNVDRENECMVLNVEKERLKDAPGFDKDHWPNFADAAFRSSVDSYYV
- a CDS encoding ArnT family glycosyltransferase, which produces MLANAKAYWSSASFSRRLYIILAVGLVLRLIWAVVIPAYPVSDQEIYLKTSTNLASVGVYGVEPDEPFSYWPVGASIFYSIAYKIFGINMFAVKLVNLIAGGGLIYTTALLARRWFGDMIGIWSAIAVALWPSLIMYVSLMASEVLFALFVNLFLIAWQPGHRQWYVKAAIAGLCVAAAILIRPIALLIPFVMVGLDWIHARRLSVKPVAVLGVVVVVAAILITPWSIRNTNLHGTFVLVSTNGSPNLWMGNHEGAKGYYVPLPDYVEGMSEVERAEVLGDEAKEYILSHPMWMVRMTAWRIAHTHSWETIAVVWNERGIRERLGGPAVPVLKAITYGSWLVFLGFGLGGVVIIVMRSLREATFWRFFAVLASPPLVFWAYYALLHGIIVSADRYHFPQIPFIAMLAVFAAERVQAKWLERRRSAVPAGDLT
- a CDS encoding FkbM family methyltransferase codes for the protein MALRQSDGAQLMMTDKRSDDTVSPYGHYRPAPGQRALLSISRHLPTWEPTYRLALSLQKPLLASMTGPLDVETFGAKIRFHPWQNVCERRALLTPERFDPHERAALRAALPEGGTFVDLGANVGLYTVEMAGLVGPGGRVVSVEPQKRIFNRLAFNCRSNGFDHVRLHNIGVSDEAGELNLYENAENCGEATMAIPDKMAGACSVVPVRPLLDILRDDGVTTVDALKIDIEGHEDRAMAPFMKGAEETLLPKVIVAENSIHHWSIDWLALAADRDYRIVRQDRRNLILQRG
- a CDS encoding DMT family transporter; amino-acid sequence: MNAWILVGIAVIANISTNVSLKKFAASLPDRAAGESMLPALLSPWLWIGGLCGMILLGSYMLAIRTLDLSVSYAVVTSAALVGITLASMLFLDEALTFVKVVGVALVIVGILMITRTNGA